A region from the Actinoplanes sp. OR16 genome encodes:
- a CDS encoding amidohydrolase family protein: MIDVERLAAIDVHTHVEVGRNGQGSLSPELLGASADYFKAHGHRQPTIAETADYYRSRRMAAVVFTVDAEHATGHPRISNEEIAEDCAAYQDVLIPFASIDPHKGRGGVREARRLVREYGVRGFKFHPSIQGFAPDDRMAYPLYEAIEELGAIALFHTGQTGIGARVRGGGGIRLKYSNPMLVDDVAVDFPDLRIILAHPSFPWQDEALAVATHKEHVYIDLSGWSPKYFPPQLVRYANTLLSDKMLFGSDFPVLTPDRWLADFGKLEMKPDVIPKILKLNAARLLFKENLT, translated from the coding sequence ATGATCGACGTCGAACGGCTCGCGGCGATCGACGTCCACACCCACGTCGAGGTGGGCAGGAACGGTCAGGGTTCGCTCAGCCCTGAACTGCTCGGCGCCTCGGCCGACTACTTCAAGGCGCACGGGCACCGGCAGCCGACGATCGCCGAGACGGCTGATTACTACCGGTCACGCCGGATGGCCGCCGTCGTCTTCACCGTCGACGCCGAGCACGCGACGGGTCACCCGCGGATCTCCAACGAGGAGATCGCCGAGGACTGCGCGGCGTACCAGGACGTCCTGATCCCTTTCGCGAGCATCGACCCTCACAAGGGCCGTGGCGGTGTGCGGGAGGCCCGCCGCCTGGTCCGGGAGTACGGTGTCCGCGGCTTCAAGTTCCACCCGAGCATCCAGGGATTCGCGCCGGACGACCGGATGGCGTACCCGCTCTACGAGGCGATCGAGGAACTCGGCGCGATCGCGCTGTTCCACACCGGTCAGACCGGGATCGGGGCGCGCGTGCGAGGCGGCGGCGGGATCCGCTTGAAGTACTCCAACCCGATGCTCGTCGACGACGTGGCGGTGGACTTCCCGGACCTGCGGATCATCCTGGCCCACCCGTCGTTCCCGTGGCAGGACGAGGCGCTCGCCGTCGCCACCCACAAGGAACACGTCTACATCGACCTGTCCGGCTGGTCGCCGAAATACTTCCCGCCGCAGCTCGTCCGGTACGCCAACACGCTTCTCTCGGACAAGATGCTGTTCGGATCGGACTTCCCGGTGCTGACCCCTGACCGATGGCTCGCCGACTTCGGCAAGCTGGAGATGAAGCCCGACGTGATCCCCAAGATTCTGAAGCTCAACGCCGCCCGCCTTCTGTTCAAGGAGAACCTCACATGA
- a CDS encoding SDR family NAD(P)-dependent oxidoreductase, whose amino-acid sequence MDLSGRVAVITGSGRGLGLAYAKALAAAGASVVVNDVDQAVVDAAVAGIPGSVGVAAAVGSSETADRLVAAAVDNFGRLDVLITNAGILRDRVLWKMSDEDFDAVVDVHLRGTFTCARAAAIRMREQGEGGRLILISSPAGQRGNFGQTNYAAAKAGIAAMARTWALELGRAGITVNAVVPVAATEMTKTIPAFAPVIEESERDGTPYPAWLRRDEGLGTVDDVTGLIVFLASEAAKDITGQAIGIGGDRLALWSHPREKNVAFADGGWTADAIAAGWSTGVGAEPETYGIPAPKAPAG is encoded by the coding sequence GTGGATCTGAGCGGCAGGGTCGCCGTGATCACCGGCAGTGGGCGCGGTCTGGGGCTCGCCTACGCGAAGGCGCTGGCCGCCGCCGGTGCGTCGGTGGTCGTCAACGACGTGGATCAGGCGGTGGTGGACGCCGCCGTCGCCGGGATCCCCGGGTCGGTCGGCGTGGCCGCCGCGGTCGGCAGCAGCGAGACCGCGGATCGTCTGGTGGCGGCCGCGGTGGACAATTTCGGCCGCCTCGACGTGCTGATCACCAACGCCGGCATCCTTCGCGACCGGGTGCTCTGGAAGATGTCCGACGAGGACTTCGACGCGGTCGTCGACGTGCACCTGCGCGGCACCTTCACCTGTGCCCGGGCCGCCGCGATCCGGATGCGCGAACAGGGCGAGGGCGGCCGGCTCATCCTCATCTCGTCGCCCGCCGGCCAGCGGGGCAATTTCGGTCAGACGAACTATGCGGCGGCGAAGGCGGGGATCGCCGCGATGGCCCGGACGTGGGCACTGGAGCTGGGCCGCGCCGGCATCACGGTGAACGCCGTCGTCCCGGTCGCCGCCACCGAGATGACCAAGACCATTCCGGCGTTCGCGCCGGTCATCGAGGAATCGGAGCGAGACGGTACGCCGTACCCGGCCTGGCTCCGCCGTGATGAAGGGCTGGGAACCGTCGACGACGTGACGGGGCTGATCGTGTTCCTCGCGTCCGAGGCGGCGAAGGACATAACCGGTCAGGCGATCGGCATCGGTGGCGATCGGCTGGCCCTCTGGTCGCACCCGCGGGAGAAGAACGTGGCCTTCGCCGACGGCGGCTGGACCGCTGACGCGATCGCCGCCGGCTGGTCCACCGGCGTCGGAGCGGAACCGGAGACCTACGGCATCCCGGCCCCGAAGGCGCCGGCCGGATGA
- a CDS encoding MarR family winged helix-turn-helix transcriptional regulator, whose product MRTQGVTAMPSMLYLVKQLELAVRARLDDLVRSAGITALQYTALTVLERHDGLSAAQLARDSFVTAQSMADMVRALESRGLIRRERNAGNRRELLIRLTPAGRALLASVATPVQDLESRLVSKMSPDEAADFRQSLIVAWQALA is encoded by the coding sequence GTGCGAACCCAGGGAGTGACCGCCATGCCGTCGATGCTCTACCTCGTCAAACAGCTCGAGCTGGCGGTCCGCGCACGCCTCGACGACCTGGTCCGCTCGGCCGGCATCACGGCGTTGCAGTACACCGCCCTGACCGTCCTGGAACGCCACGACGGCCTGTCCGCGGCCCAGCTGGCACGCGACTCGTTCGTCACCGCCCAATCGATGGCCGACATGGTCCGAGCCCTGGAATCCCGGGGCCTGATCCGCCGCGAGCGCAACGCCGGCAACCGCCGCGAACTCCTCATCCGCCTGACACCGGCGGGCCGGGCCCTGCTGGCGTCGGTGGCCACCCCGGTCCAGGACCTGGAATCGCGTCTGGTGAGCAAGATGTCCCCCGACGAGGCAGCCGACTTCCGCCAGTCCCTGATAGTCGCCTGGCAAGCACTGGCCTGA
- a CDS encoding amidase has product MTITNSSVSEIAARVRDGQVSAAVVVDAHLDRIAAVNPQVNAVSVALGDRAREAAAALDARIAAGEDPGPLAGVPITVKENIDLTWSATTSGLPFAAGAVPPDNATFVDRLLAAGAIPVGRGNMPDIGLRWDTDNDLFGRTVNPWDPSRVPGGSSGGDAVAVATGMAAAGIGNDYGGSLRLPAHAAGIAALRPSAGRVPAPSRAVEPLPLSIQHMAVNGPLARTVNDLDLLFGVMHGADAFDPLSVTVPHPSGYTGIRRVAVTVDPAGWGVDPVVAGAVRAAADALAAAGWEVEEVEPPAIDRCATLWRQLSSTENAPMLLTPGVFPGPLSSGTVEYFRDNIAGVTLLDTSAAYQGAWAERFVHAAAWRSFHARYPIVLGPVITREMPLIGYDVSGPEAATELWKSHRLLVTANFLGLPAVAVPTGVSGRRPLGVQVIAAQHHDHVALSAAKVIEAASPPITPIDPAVR; this is encoded by the coding sequence GTGACTATTACCAATTCGTCGGTTTCGGAGATCGCGGCTCGGGTCCGGGACGGGCAGGTCAGCGCGGCTGTCGTCGTCGACGCCCACCTGGACCGGATCGCCGCCGTGAACCCGCAGGTCAACGCGGTGTCGGTGGCCCTCGGCGATCGGGCTCGGGAGGCCGCCGCGGCACTGGACGCGCGGATCGCAGCGGGCGAGGATCCGGGGCCGCTCGCCGGCGTGCCGATCACCGTGAAGGAGAACATCGACCTCACCTGGTCGGCGACCACGTCCGGGCTGCCGTTCGCGGCCGGGGCCGTGCCGCCCGACAACGCGACCTTCGTCGACCGGCTTCTCGCGGCCGGCGCCATCCCGGTCGGCCGGGGGAACATGCCGGACATCGGGCTGCGCTGGGACACCGACAACGACCTCTTCGGGCGGACGGTCAACCCCTGGGATCCCTCCCGGGTGCCGGGCGGCTCCAGTGGCGGGGACGCGGTCGCGGTCGCCACCGGGATGGCCGCCGCAGGGATCGGGAACGACTACGGCGGGTCACTCAGGCTTCCCGCGCATGCCGCCGGGATCGCCGCTCTGCGGCCGTCGGCCGGGCGGGTGCCGGCCCCGTCGCGGGCGGTCGAGCCGCTGCCGCTCTCCATCCAGCACATGGCGGTGAACGGGCCGCTGGCGCGTACCGTGAATGATCTTGACCTGTTGTTCGGGGTGATGCACGGCGCCGATGCGTTCGACCCGCTGTCGGTGACCGTGCCGCACCCGTCCGGATACACCGGGATCCGCCGGGTTGCCGTGACCGTCGATCCGGCCGGCTGGGGCGTCGATCCGGTCGTGGCCGGCGCCGTGCGGGCGGCCGCCGACGCCCTCGCCGCCGCCGGCTGGGAAGTGGAGGAGGTCGAGCCGCCCGCGATCGACCGGTGTGCCACCCTCTGGCGTCAGCTGTCGTCGACCGAGAACGCGCCGATGCTGCTCACGCCCGGTGTCTTCCCGGGGCCGCTCTCCTCGGGAACGGTCGAATACTTCCGCGACAACATCGCCGGCGTGACGCTGCTCGACACGTCCGCCGCCTACCAGGGCGCGTGGGCCGAGCGGTTCGTGCACGCTGCCGCCTGGCGTTCCTTCCACGCGCGCTACCCGATCGTGCTGGGTCCTGTCATCACCCGGGAGATGCCTCTGATCGGGTACGACGTGAGCGGCCCCGAGGCGGCGACCGAACTCTGGAAGTCCCACCGTCTCCTCGTCACGGCCAACTTCCTCGGCCTCCCCGCCGTCGCGGTGCCGACGGGGGTGTCGGGCAGGCGGCCGCTCGGTGTGCAGGTGATCGCCGCCCAGCACCACGACCACGTGGCCCTGTCAGCGGCGAAGGTCATCGAAGCGGCCTCGCCACCGATCACCCCGATCGACCCGGCGGTCCGCTAG
- a CDS encoding CocE/NonD family hydrolase codes for MSVSFSRTGPGPLSPDATQHMVRMRDGVRLATDVYLPASSEPGPTILTRLPYDKSGEYTFMSRIAAYFTARGYRFVVQDVRGKFRSEGETLLFVNEAYDGYDTLDWVVNQEWSDGVAGMWGDSYYGFTQWAAASTGHPALKAMVPRVTGTRLGELPIPVPGQRVHDVEMAVHRFYPLSMFHDRDILDWQIDWSRRPLAAQVEEFFTAVGSRSASYDLWFPYPVSLRRFPAGSPFDAPAVPVLMTIGWWDNCAPWQWADHRQIASRPAWAAHEYLLLEAIDHENNSHFSLGVPNTDPSFLPRYLDPAVEFFDVFLRGESRVIPRVRWQLAGSGDPSFRSSSSWPPPASSLVLHPSDGGLVSSPSPGTASWTHDAADPVPSPARDAFGFLAEYPDESGLAGRSDVLVFDSAAADAPVDLVGPVRLEAVAGSDGPEMDLFARLADVAPDGSARLIARGQQTIIAPGPGFAVSVDLGHVGYRLAAGHVLRLTIASSDAPEFVPAPGTGEHRWLAEKTVPNRQSLDLGATCLILSVI; via the coding sequence ATGAGCGTCTCGTTCTCCCGTACCGGGCCGGGGCCCTTGTCGCCCGATGCCACGCAGCACATGGTGCGGATGCGGGACGGGGTGCGGCTCGCGACCGATGTCTATCTGCCCGCCTCCTCGGAGCCCGGCCCCACGATCCTCACGCGGCTGCCCTACGACAAGTCGGGTGAATACACCTTCATGTCCCGGATCGCTGCCTACTTCACGGCCCGTGGCTACCGCTTCGTCGTTCAGGACGTCCGGGGCAAGTTCCGGTCCGAGGGGGAGACGCTGCTCTTCGTGAACGAGGCCTACGACGGGTACGACACCCTCGACTGGGTGGTCAACCAGGAGTGGTCGGACGGCGTGGCCGGGATGTGGGGCGACTCCTACTACGGGTTCACCCAGTGGGCGGCGGCCTCGACCGGGCACCCGGCGCTCAAGGCCATGGTCCCGCGGGTCACCGGCACCCGGCTCGGCGAGCTGCCGATCCCCGTCCCGGGACAGCGGGTGCACGACGTCGAGATGGCCGTGCACCGGTTCTACCCGCTGTCGATGTTCCACGATCGGGACATCCTGGACTGGCAGATCGACTGGTCGCGGCGGCCCCTCGCCGCGCAGGTCGAGGAGTTCTTCACGGCCGTCGGCAGTCGATCCGCCTCGTACGACCTGTGGTTCCCCTACCCGGTCAGCCTGCGCCGCTTCCCGGCCGGCAGCCCCTTCGACGCGCCCGCCGTGCCGGTGCTCATGACGATCGGCTGGTGGGACAACTGCGCGCCGTGGCAGTGGGCCGATCACCGGCAGATCGCCTCCCGGCCCGCGTGGGCCGCCCACGAATATCTGCTGCTCGAAGCGATCGACCACGAGAACAACAGCCACTTCTCGCTCGGGGTTCCGAACACCGACCCGTCGTTCCTGCCCCGGTACCTCGACCCGGCCGTGGAGTTCTTCGACGTGTTCCTGCGCGGGGAATCGCGGGTCATCCCACGGGTCCGATGGCAGCTCGCGGGTTCCGGCGACCCGTCGTTCCGGTCGTCGTCCTCGTGGCCGCCGCCGGCGTCCTCGCTGGTGTTGCATCCGTCGGACGGCGGTCTCGTCTCCTCGCCGTCCCCGGGCACGGCATCCTGGACCCATGACGCCGCCGATCCGGTGCCGTCGCCGGCCCGGGACGCGTTCGGCTTCCTCGCGGAGTATCCGGACGAGAGCGGGCTGGCCGGCCGCTCCGATGTGCTGGTCTTCGACAGTGCCGCCGCCGACGCGCCGGTCGACCTGGTGGGGCCGGTCCGGCTGGAGGCGGTCGCCGGGTCGGACGGGCCGGAGATGGATCTCTTCGCCCGGCTCGCCGACGTCGCTCCGGACGGGTCGGCGCGGCTGATCGCCCGCGGACAGCAGACGATCATCGCGCCGGGGCCTGGTTTCGCCGTCTCCGTCGATCTCGGCCACGTGGGGTATCGGCTCGCCGCCGGGCATGTCCTGCGGCTGACGATCGCGAGCAGTGACGCGCCGGAATTCGTGCCGGCGCCCGGGACCGGGGAGCACCGGTGGCTCGCCGAGAAGACGGTTCCCAACCGGCAGTCGCTGGATCTCGGTGCGACCTGTTTGATTCTCTCGGTTATCTAA
- a CDS encoding DUF3237 domain-containing protein, translating into MLELPDPQLAFAFEARVDVAATLDIGDGLQFTPITGGSVSGPRLRGRVLAGGGDWSTTRDGVTTLDARYLLEASDGSVIDIHNRGFWRASPSVEARVEAGEDLPEDMYYYRTSPVFQTDAPAHRWLASSVFVGLARGERGQVCIRFFEVL; encoded by the coding sequence ATGTTGGAACTGCCCGATCCCCAGCTGGCCTTCGCCTTCGAGGCGCGGGTCGACGTCGCTGCCACGCTCGACATCGGCGACGGCCTCCAGTTCACCCCGATCACGGGCGGCTCGGTGAGCGGGCCGCGGTTGCGGGGCCGCGTCCTGGCCGGTGGTGGCGACTGGTCGACGACGCGGGATGGCGTGACCACCCTGGATGCCCGCTATCTGCTGGAGGCCTCCGACGGGTCGGTGATCGACATTCACAACCGGGGCTTCTGGAGAGCGTCTCCTTCCGTCGAGGCGCGGGTCGAAGCCGGAGAGGACCTGCCGGAGGATATGTACTACTATCGGACATCTCCGGTTTTTCAGACCGATGCTCCGGCCCACCGATGGCTCGCCTCGTCCGTCTTCGTGGGACTGGCCCGTGGCGAACGAGGCCAGGTCTGCATCCGATTCTTCGAGGTGCTCTGA
- a CDS encoding TetR/AcrR family transcriptional regulator, translated as MGRPSMAAERTEQIMQATARCLRKSGLAGTTLERVAEESGLSRSHVRHYVGNRDDLLRGFANWLYTGYEAEFIDKIAGAADREKLPIAMDYLFSTGFLPIGDDDTVIRELITAGITDESIRGILQTRYTQAVQAVEEALAAEYPASSPGARRSVAYGLWCLALGNSTMAELQLPVASGGLIRTAAEGLLERLTHD; from the coding sequence ATGGGACGCCCGAGCATGGCGGCCGAGCGGACCGAACAGATCATGCAGGCCACCGCCCGCTGCCTGCGGAAGAGCGGCCTGGCCGGCACGACGCTCGAACGGGTGGCCGAGGAGTCCGGGCTGAGCCGCAGCCACGTCCGGCACTACGTCGGCAACCGCGACGACCTGCTGCGCGGCTTCGCGAACTGGCTCTACACCGGCTACGAGGCCGAGTTCATCGACAAGATCGCCGGCGCGGCCGACCGGGAGAAGCTGCCGATCGCGATGGACTACCTGTTCAGCACGGGTTTCCTGCCGATCGGCGACGACGACACGGTGATCCGCGAGCTGATCACGGCGGGCATCACCGACGAGAGCATCCGCGGCATCCTGCAGACCCGCTACACGCAGGCGGTGCAGGCGGTGGAGGAGGCGCTCGCCGCCGAGTACCCCGCGTCGTCGCCGGGCGCGCGCCGCTCGGTCGCGTACGGCCTGTGGTGCCTCGCCCTCGGCAACTCGACGATGGCCGAGCTCCAGCTCCCGGTCGCCTCGGGGGGCCTGATCCGGACGGCGGCGGAGGGCCTCCTGGAGAGACTCACCCACGACTGA
- a CDS encoding ABC transporter ATP-binding protein: protein MILEVRELRKSFKDFVAVDGVSFSVPAGGSLAVVGESGSGKTTCARIVTGLETATSGSVVLDGRPALSRRERASAVQMVFQDPYLSLDRRQTVRSCLAEVLAFHDRPVSRIDALLDLVGLDRRLGDALPRRLSGGQRQRVAIARALAAEPKLLVLDEAVAALDVSIQAQILNLLVEARAATGVAYLFITHDLSVVRHVCEDVVVMRSGRVVESGPVAAVLDAPASAYTQRLLASVPRPGWVPTRAASR, encoded by the coding sequence GTGATCTTGGAAGTGCGCGAGCTGCGGAAGTCGTTCAAGGACTTCGTGGCGGTGGACGGGGTGAGTTTCAGCGTGCCGGCCGGTGGGTCGCTCGCCGTCGTGGGGGAGTCGGGCTCGGGGAAGACGACGTGCGCGCGGATCGTCACCGGGCTGGAGACGGCCACCTCGGGTTCGGTGGTGCTGGACGGACGGCCGGCGCTGAGCCGCCGGGAGCGGGCGTCCGCCGTCCAGATGGTGTTCCAGGATCCGTACCTCTCGCTGGATCGGCGGCAGACGGTGCGGTCCTGCCTCGCGGAGGTCCTGGCCTTCCATGATCGCCCGGTCTCCCGCATCGATGCGCTACTCGATCTCGTGGGGCTGGACCGGCGGCTCGGTGACGCCCTCCCGCGGCGGCTCTCCGGTGGGCAGCGGCAGCGGGTCGCGATCGCCCGCGCGCTCGCCGCCGAACCGAAGCTGCTCGTGCTCGACGAGGCGGTGGCGGCGCTCGACGTCTCCATCCAGGCACAGATCCTGAACCTGCTGGTGGAGGCGCGGGCGGCGACCGGGGTGGCGTACCTCTTCATCACCCACGACCTGTCGGTGGTCCGGCACGTCTGCGAGGACGTGGTGGTGATGCGGTCCGGCCGGGTCGTCGAGTCGGGGCCGGTCGCGGCGGTGCTGGACGCGCCGGCGTCGGCCTATACGCAGCGGCTGCTCGCGTCGGTTCCGCGACCCGGATGGGTGCCGACGAGGGCGGCGAGCCGATGA
- a CDS encoding ABC transporter ATP-binding protein — translation MTVPLLEFSSLRVSLGERPILRDVTLSVAAGEAVGLVGESGSGKSMTAKSVVRLLPDGAAVAGAVRFGGVDVGSMNAAALRRFRSRDVAMVFQDPRATVNPVRTVGDFLTEVLRDQGVSRSEATRRAAGLLTEVGVGDAERRLSQRPYELSGGLLQRVVIAAALLTEPELILADEPTTALDVTTQEEVVAILTEQRRRRSAALLFITHDLELAAAVCDRIAVMYAGEIVEILPASELHERALHPYTKALLNSRPGTVPPGSRLATVPGVPQSALTAPAGCVFADRCPVVAHECHSARPPMLPAGSGSVACHLVERVS, via the coding sequence ATGACGGTCCCGTTGCTGGAGTTCTCCTCTCTCCGCGTGAGTCTCGGAGAGCGGCCGATCCTGCGGGACGTGACGCTGTCGGTCGCGGCCGGGGAGGCGGTCGGGCTCGTCGGGGAATCCGGATCGGGCAAGTCGATGACGGCCAAGAGCGTGGTGCGGCTGCTCCCGGACGGGGCGGCCGTGGCGGGTGCGGTGCGGTTCGGCGGCGTCGACGTGGGATCGATGAACGCCGCGGCGCTGCGTCGTTTCCGGTCACGGGACGTCGCGATGGTCTTCCAGGATCCGCGCGCCACGGTCAACCCGGTGCGCACCGTCGGCGACTTCCTCACCGAGGTCCTGCGCGATCAAGGGGTCAGCCGGTCGGAGGCCACGCGGCGCGCTGCCGGGTTGCTCACCGAGGTCGGCGTCGGCGATGCGGAGCGCAGGCTCTCCCAGCGGCCATACGAACTGAGCGGCGGTCTCCTGCAACGCGTGGTGATCGCCGCGGCCCTGCTCACCGAGCCGGAACTCATCCTCGCCGACGAGCCGACCACCGCCCTGGACGTCACCACCCAGGAGGAGGTGGTCGCGATCCTCACCGAGCAGCGGCGCCGGCGGTCGGCCGCGCTGCTGTTCATCACCCACGACCTGGAACTGGCCGCTGCCGTCTGCGACCGGATCGCGGTCATGTACGCCGGGGAGATCGTGGAGATCCTGCCGGCGTCGGAGTTGCATGAACGGGCGCTTCACCCGTACACGAAAGCGCTCTTGAACTCCCGGCCCGGAACCGTCCCGCCCGGCTCGCGCCTCGCGACAGTGCCCGGAGTGCCGCAATCGGCGCTCACCGCGCCTGCCGGCTGTGTCTTCGCCGATCGATGCCCGGTCGTCGCGCACGAGTGCCACTCGGCCCGGCCGCCGATGCTGCCGGCCGGATCGGGATCGGTCGCCTGTCACCTCGTGGAGAGAGTCTCGTGA
- a CDS encoding ABC transporter permease produces MSALAMRPPLRRWTARISLAPASVVCGLVVLVAVAAPLIAPHDPNAVDPLNAYAPISAAHPLGTDDLGRDLLSRLIYGARTSLFGPLIVVLAAGTAGTALAVTAAWFGGWFDGLVSRALDVLFAFPGLVLAITVAALFGAGFVTPVVALSLAFVPVIARVMRAAALRERSLPYIEALRVQGFSTGHILRRHLLPNLAPLLLVQAAIGFGYAMIDLASISFLGLGLQPPAADWGLMIANGQPSILAGFPQQSLYAAVAVVVTVVAFTSVAERLALRFGGDVR; encoded by the coding sequence ATGAGTGCTCTCGCCATGCGTCCGCCGCTGCGCCGCTGGACGGCCCGGATCTCCCTCGCCCCGGCGAGCGTCGTGTGCGGGCTCGTCGTGCTGGTCGCCGTCGCGGCGCCGCTGATCGCCCCGCACGACCCGAACGCCGTCGATCCGCTCAACGCCTATGCGCCGATCTCCGCGGCTCATCCCCTCGGCACCGACGACCTCGGCCGCGACCTGCTGTCCCGGCTCATCTACGGCGCGCGGACCAGCCTCTTCGGACCGTTGATCGTGGTGCTCGCCGCCGGGACCGCAGGCACCGCCCTGGCGGTGACCGCCGCCTGGTTCGGCGGCTGGTTCGACGGCCTGGTCTCCCGGGCGCTCGACGTGCTCTTCGCCTTCCCCGGCCTGGTCCTGGCGATCACCGTGGCGGCGCTGTTCGGCGCCGGGTTCGTCACCCCGGTGGTGGCGCTGTCGCTCGCGTTCGTGCCGGTCATCGCCCGGGTGATGCGGGCCGCGGCGCTGCGCGAGCGGTCGCTGCCCTACATCGAGGCGCTGCGCGTGCAGGGCTTCTCCACCGGGCACATCCTCCGCCGGCATCTGCTGCCGAACCTCGCGCCGCTGCTGCTCGTCCAGGCGGCGATCGGTTTCGGCTACGCGATGATCGACCTCGCCTCCATCTCGTTCCTGGGACTGGGCCTGCAACCGCCGGCAGCGGACTGGGGCCTGATGATCGCGAACGGTCAGCCGTCGATCCTGGCCGGGTTCCCGCAGCAGTCCCTCTACGCCGCTGTCGCCGTGGTGGTCACGGTGGTGGCGTTCACGTCGGTGGCCGAGCGGCTGGCCCTGCGATTCGGCGGTGATGTGCGATGA
- a CDS encoding ABC transporter permease: MIRFLSRKAAGLAATVAVASLVIFGALHLAPGDPAALLTGGHQPNPAALAEIRARYHLDDPFLLQYWHWLSGLLTGDPGDSMVLKEPVTSLIMARLPATALLVAYASLLILIVGVSSGIFAGVAGRKVDGALTVTTTVLMAAPAFVAAILLIWVFATKLAWFPVYGSGTGFLDRIHHLTLPALALSGGYLAYVSRITRTEVRAELTSDHVSAARARGLPRRQVLRRHVLRNAAPPILAVSGVTVAGLFAGTAVAEQAFGVSGLGSLLVQSAARQDLVVVQALALLLVAIFVLVNTLVDVLNALLDPRLLKERA, from the coding sequence ATGATCCGGTTCTTGAGCCGGAAGGCGGCCGGGCTGGCAGCGACCGTCGCGGTGGCCAGCCTGGTCATCTTCGGGGCGCTCCACCTCGCGCCCGGCGACCCGGCCGCGCTGCTCACCGGCGGGCACCAGCCCAACCCGGCGGCGCTCGCCGAGATCCGGGCTCGCTATCACCTCGACGACCCGTTCCTCCTCCAGTACTGGCACTGGCTGTCCGGGCTGCTGACCGGCGATCCGGGCGACTCGATGGTCCTGAAGGAGCCGGTTACGAGCCTGATCATGGCGAGACTGCCGGCGACCGCGCTGCTCGTGGCGTACGCCAGCCTCTTGATCTTGATCGTGGGGGTGTCCTCGGGGATCTTCGCCGGGGTGGCCGGCCGGAAGGTGGACGGCGCGCTGACGGTGACCACGACGGTGCTGATGGCCGCGCCCGCGTTCGTCGCCGCGATCCTGCTGATCTGGGTGTTCGCCACGAAGCTCGCGTGGTTCCCGGTCTACGGCTCGGGCACCGGATTCCTCGACCGGATCCACCACCTGACCCTGCCCGCGCTCGCCCTGAGCGGCGGCTATCTCGCCTACGTCAGCAGGATCACCCGCACCGAGGTACGCGCGGAGCTCACCTCCGACCACGTGTCCGCCGCGCGAGCCAGGGGCCTGCCACGCAGGCAGGTGCTGCGCCGTCACGTGCTGCGCAACGCGGCGCCACCGATCCTCGCGGTCTCCGGCGTGACGGTCGCGGGTCTCTTCGCCGGGACCGCGGTGGCCGAGCAGGCGTTCGGGGTGAGCGGGCTCGGGTCGCTGCTCGTGCAGAGCGCGGCACGGCAGGACCTGGTCGTCGTCCAGGCGCTGGCCCTGCTCCTGGTGGCGATCTTCGTACTGGTGAACACGCTGGTGGACGTGCTGAACGCGCTCCTGGATCCACGACTGCTGAAGGAGCGGGCATGA